In one window of Chitinophagales bacterium DNA:
- a CDS encoding pyridoxal phosphate-dependent aminotransferase, whose product MAKLGRELRAKGIDVIDLSLGEPDFDTPQHVKEAAIKAINDNWSHYTPVAGYLDVREAVCTKLKRDNNLDYKPENIITSTGAKQSLANAILALVDEGDEVVIPTPYWVTYSELVKIARGKVVEIRTSVEQGFKATPAQVEAAITEKTRVFMFSSPCNPSGAVYSQAELEGLANVFRKYPNVTILADEIYEYINFVGKHASIAQFADLKDRVVVINGLSKGFAMTGWRFGYIAANADIAKACEKLQGQFTSATCSITQKAAVEALTGDLRPSMAMTEEFTRRRTRTLELVNAIPGLKCNAPEGAFYVFPDVSAYYGKSDGTTTIQNAADFSMYLLNTAHVSSVMGDAFGEPLCVRFSFANSMTNIERAWERIAAALAKLH is encoded by the coding sequence CGCGCCAAGGGTATTGATGTGATTGATTTGAGTCTGGGTGAACCTGATTTTGATACGCCTCAACACGTAAAGGAAGCTGCCATTAAAGCCATCAATGATAACTGGAGCCACTACACCCCAGTTGCCGGTTACCTAGATGTACGTGAAGCAGTATGTACCAAACTGAAGCGTGATAATAATCTCGATTATAAACCCGAGAACATCATCACTTCTACTGGTGCAAAGCAAAGTTTGGCGAATGCTATTCTTGCATTGGTGGATGAAGGCGATGAAGTGGTGATTCCAACACCTTATTGGGTAACTTATAGTGAGCTGGTAAAGATTGCTCGTGGTAAAGTGGTAGAAATTCGCACCAGTGTGGAACAGGGTTTTAAAGCAACGCCTGCACAAGTAGAAGCAGCTATTACCGAAAAGACTAGGGTCTTTATGTTTTCTTCTCCTTGTAACCCTAGTGGTGCTGTGTATAGTCAGGCAGAATTGGAAGGTTTAGCGAATGTATTTCGCAAATACCCCAACGTCACGATTCTTGCGGATGAGATTTACGAATACATCAATTTCGTGGGCAAGCATGCATCTATTGCGCAGTTTGCGGATCTAAAAGATCGTGTTGTAGTCATTAACGGATTGAGTAAGGGCTTTGCCATGACTGGCTGGCGCTTTGGCTATATCGCAGCAAATGCAGATATCGCAAAAGCTTGTGAGAAATTACAGGGACAGTTTACCAGTGCCACCTGCTCTATTACGCAGAAAGCAGCGGTAGAAGCTTTGACAGGCGATCTTCGTCCGTCTATGGCCATGACAGAAGAGTTTACACGCAGAAGAACAAGAACGCTGGAATTAGTAAATGCGATTCCTGGTTTAAAATGCAATGCACCTGAAGGCGCTTTCTATGTATTTCCTGATGTGAGCGCATATTATGGAAAGTCAGATGGTACTACCACAATTCAGAACGCTGCTGATTTCAGTATGTATCTACTAAATACAGCCCATGTATCCAGTGTAATGGGCGATGCATTTGGTGAACCGCTTTGTGTACGTTTCTCTTTTGCCAATAGCATGACCAATATTGAGCGTGCATGGGAAAGAATAGCTGCTGCTTTGGCTAAGCTGCATTAA